A genomic segment from Polyangium mundeleinium encodes:
- a CDS encoding PAS domain S-box protein → MLTDTNVTSRGDEAASELARLRKENRRLREDQRRLEMLVEVTNDWVWEIDASGVYTFVSPRIRDFLGFEPEEALGKTPFDFMPAEEVPRLRALFGSLVAARAPFKDVENVNVHKDGRRVVLETSGVPLFDEAGTLCGYRGVDRDVTMRKVAESERARMQEEIIRAQESMLEELETPLLPVAEGVLVMPLIGSVDKRRAARIVDALLAAVSTRAATFAIIDLTGLRAADQAVMRLLCEAVRGARLLGAEVLLTGVRPEVARTMVELELHGVRTLSTLARGITFALGMQRRR, encoded by the coding sequence ATGCTGACGGACACCAACGTCACATCCCGGGGCGACGAGGCGGCGAGCGAGCTCGCCAGGCTACGCAAGGAGAACCGGCGCCTGCGCGAGGACCAGCGCCGCCTGGAGATGCTGGTCGAGGTGACGAACGACTGGGTCTGGGAGATCGACGCGAGCGGGGTCTACACCTTCGTGAGCCCGCGAATCCGCGATTTTCTGGGCTTCGAGCCGGAGGAAGCGCTCGGAAAGACGCCGTTCGATTTCATGCCGGCCGAGGAGGTGCCCCGCCTGCGCGCCCTCTTCGGCTCGCTCGTGGCGGCGCGCGCGCCGTTCAAGGACGTTGAAAACGTCAACGTGCACAAGGACGGGCGGCGCGTGGTGCTGGAGACGAGCGGCGTGCCGCTCTTCGACGAGGCCGGCACCCTCTGCGGGTATCGCGGCGTGGACCGCGACGTCACGATGCGCAAGGTGGCCGAGTCGGAGCGCGCACGGATGCAGGAGGAGATCATCCGGGCGCAGGAGTCGATGCTGGAAGAGCTCGAAACGCCGCTCCTGCCCGTGGCCGAGGGCGTGCTCGTGATGCCGCTCATCGGCTCGGTGGACAAACGCCGCGCCGCGAGGATCGTCGACGCGCTGCTCGCCGCCGTGTCCACGCGCGCCGCGACGTTCGCGATCATCGACCTGACGGGCCTGCGCGCGGCCGATCAGGCCGTGATGCGTCTGCTCTGCGAGGCGGTGCGCGGAGCACGGCTGCTCGGCGCGGAGGTGCTGCTGACGGGCGTGCGGCCCGAGGTGGCCCGCACGATGGTGGAGCTCGAGCTGCACGGCGTGCGGACGTTGAGCACGCTGGCCCGGGGGATCACGTTTGCGCTGGGGATGCAGAGAAGGCGCTGA